The following proteins are co-located in the Planococcus plakortidis genome:
- the pstB gene encoding phosphate ABC transporter ATP-binding protein PstB has translation MNTATIKTKIDTAQPTSVELAEKESVYSTRQLNLWYGNNHALKNIDLEIGENEVTAIIGPSGCGKSTYLKTLNRMVELVPSVKTSGAIHYRGRNIFDSSYGVEELRTRVGMVFQKPNPFPKSIYDNIAYGPRIHGIKNKKILDEIVEKSLRGAAIWDEVKDRLNENAYGISGGQQQRICIARTLAIEPDVILMDEPTSALDPISTLKIEELVQQLKEQYSIIIVTHNMQQAARITDKTAFFLNGEVIEYDRTDTIFSNPADKRTEDYISGRFG, from the coding sequence ATGAACACAGCAACGATCAAAACGAAAATCGATACAGCACAGCCTACTTCAGTAGAACTAGCTGAAAAGGAAAGTGTCTATAGCACGCGTCAATTGAATCTATGGTATGGCAATAACCATGCCTTGAAAAACATTGACTTGGAAATCGGGGAAAACGAAGTGACGGCGATCATCGGGCCATCAGGGTGCGGGAAATCGACTTATTTGAAAACCTTGAACCGCATGGTGGAACTGGTGCCTTCCGTGAAAACTTCAGGCGCAATTCATTACCGCGGCCGTAATATCTTCGATTCCAGTTACGGGGTTGAAGAATTGCGCACACGTGTCGGCATGGTGTTCCAAAAGCCGAATCCGTTCCCGAAATCGATTTACGATAATATTGCCTACGGACCGCGCATCCATGGCATCAAGAACAAGAAAATCCTGGACGAAATCGTCGAGAAAAGCTTGCGCGGCGCAGCGATCTGGGACGAAGTGAAAGACCGCCTGAACGAAAATGCATACGGCATCTCGGGCGGCCAACAGCAGCGGATCTGCATCGCGCGGACATTGGCGATCGAACCGGACGTCATCTTGATGGACGAGCCGACTTCTGCTCTCGACCCGATTTCAACATTGAAGATCGAAGAATTGGTGCAGCAGTTGAAGGAACAATACAGCATCATCATCGTAACGCACAATATGCAGCAAGCTGCGCGGATTACCGATAAAACTGCCTTCTTCTTGAATGGGGAAGTCATCGAATACGACCGTACGGATACCATCTTCTCGAACCCTGCCGACAAACGGACAGAGGATTATATTTCAGGTCGATTCGGCTGA
- the phoU gene encoding phosphate signaling complex protein PhoU encodes MAVREKFEYELHSAQEQLITLSTMAIDALDKSMDALIAHDIDKALQVIDNDANINRLEEELNDQVILMIAKQSPVATDLRRLIVTIKVASDMERVGDYAVNIAKETIRIGQQELLEPIGKIGRMHELATSMLRQGIDALIEEDVEKAKEIAELDDEVDNLYGEAIRLLFQHSAREPEKLSQVTQLAFVSRYMERSADYATNIAEQLFYLVRGRHYDLNK; translated from the coding sequence ATGGCAGTACGCGAAAAGTTTGAATATGAATTGCACTCAGCGCAGGAACAATTGATTACACTCAGCACGATGGCAATCGATGCACTCGACAAATCGATGGACGCGCTCATCGCCCATGATATCGACAAGGCGCTTCAAGTGATCGATAATGATGCCAATATCAACCGGCTCGAAGAAGAGCTCAATGACCAAGTGATTCTCATGATCGCCAAGCAATCACCGGTTGCGACCGATCTCAGGCGCTTGATCGTCACGATCAAAGTCGCATCGGACATGGAGCGGGTCGGGGATTATGCCGTCAACATCGCGAAAGAAACGATCCGCATCGGGCAGCAGGAGTTGCTTGAGCCGATCGGCAAGATCGGGCGCATGCACGAACTCGCCACTTCCATGCTGCGCCAAGGCATCGATGCCTTGATAGAGGAAGACGTGGAAAAAGCGAAGGAAATTGCCGAGCTCGATGATGAAGTCGACAATTTATACGGTGAAGCGATCCGGCTGTTGTTCCAACATAGTGCCAGAGAGCCTGAAAAACTCAGCCAAGTGACGCAGCTGGCGTTTGTCAGCCGTTATATGGAGCGCTCTGCGGATTATGCGACCAATATTGCGGAGCAATTATTCTATCTCGTCCGGGGCCGCCATTACGATCTGAACAAATGA
- the rpmG gene encoding 50S ribosomal protein L33, whose translation MRVNITLACTDCGERNYSTVKNKRNNPERLELKKYCSREKKMTTHRETK comes from the coding sequence ATGCGTGTAAACATTACACTAGCTTGCACAGACTGTGGCGAAAGAAACTACAGCACTGTTAAAAATAAGCGCAACAACCCTGAGCGTCTTGAATTGAAAAAATATTGCTCACGTGAAAAGAAAATGACAACACACCGTGAAACGAAGTAA
- a CDS encoding 5-formyltetrahydrofolate cyclo-ligase yields the protein MEKAVLRKSVIGQMNELAKSEHASKSSAILEKLLEDPDFQQAESIGVTISRWPEVDTMPLIETCWRLGKKVAAPKCFAKGRTMDFRLFDSFEQLEVVYMDLKEPIEASTQPIGADSIDLLIVPGVVFTESGYRIGFGGGYYDRYLSGYSGNTRSLAFELQLATGLPIESHDIPVDGIITEKRTIDAKAVRA from the coding sequence ATGGAAAAAGCAGTATTGAGAAAATCGGTCATCGGCCAAATGAACGAACTCGCGAAATCGGAGCATGCAAGCAAGTCATCGGCGATTTTGGAAAAACTCCTGGAAGACCCCGATTTCCAGCAAGCCGAGAGCATCGGTGTGACCATTTCGCGCTGGCCGGAAGTCGACACGATGCCGCTGATCGAAACGTGCTGGCGTTTGGGGAAGAAAGTTGCCGCGCCAAAATGTTTTGCGAAAGGCCGGACGATGGACTTCCGCCTGTTCGACAGCTTTGAGCAATTGGAAGTGGTGTATATGGACTTGAAAGAGCCTATCGAAGCTTCGACACAGCCAATTGGCGCCGACAGCATCGATTTATTGATCGTGCCCGGCGTGGTCTTCACGGAGAGCGGTTATCGCATCGGCTTTGGCGGCGGTTATTACGATCGTTATTTGAGCGGATACAGCGGCAATACACGGTCCTTGGCGTTCGAACTCCAGCTAGCTACGGGATTGCCGATCGAAAGCCATGACATCCCGGTCGACGGCATCATCACTGAAAAACGAACGATCGATGCAAAGGCGGTGAGAGCATGA
- a CDS encoding YqgQ family protein, with translation MKDLYDVMQLLKRYGTIIYTADFISDIDLMESDIRELYDHEFITPREYASALMILRQKRTEYEKKGKS, from the coding sequence ATGAAAGACCTCTACGATGTAATGCAATTGCTGAAACGGTACGGAACGATCATCTACACTGCGGATTTCATTTCAGACATCGATTTGATGGAATCCGATATCCGAGAACTGTATGACCATGAGTTCATCACGCCGCGCGAATATGCATCCGCTTTGATGATTTTGCGCCAGAAACGCACAGAATATGAGAAAAAGGGAAAATCATGA
- a CDS encoding LTA synthase family protein gives MKNKEWPKHSVLAIAVIATWLTTYAVYKTAFSITIDNALQEFILFLNPLSLLLFAYGGALFFKSKKARNRYIVAIAVATSIILYGNVAFYRFFTDFITLPVLFQTDNFGDLGNSAAASIYWTDILYFADIIIILLAMRFVKEKETVAKSAATHRKAYFVLSAAVLFFNLGLAEAERPQLLTRSFDREMLVKNLGVYNYHLYDIYIQSKSQAQRALADGSELTEVTNYVRSNQAEPSEEMFGAAEGRNLIVVTLESLQTFVLNNEMNGETITPFMNDLTQDKDTIYFPNFYHQTGLGKTSDSEFLLETGMYPLSGGAVFFTHSGNTFNSMAEKMGNEGYSTNVQHANTKSFWNRDMMYESLNIDKFYDLQSFTVEEGQAVNWGMKDIPFFEQSVGHMTEMQQPFYTRLLSLTNHHPFTLDEEDKLISEFDSNSGTLNRYFQTARYLDEAVKSLFEDLKEQGLYENSIIVMYGDHYGISDNHNEAMAQYLGKEITPYESAQLQKVPFFVHIPGYEKGYVDEEIGGQVDMRSTILHLMGMETEKDIQFGGDLFSEEHEEFVIFRDGRFVTDEYVYAANVCYDIETGEPVEDQSVCDPYAERALEELQYSESIINGDLLRFYEEENGQLKTLGEQEQP, from the coding sequence ATGAAAAACAAAGAATGGCCCAAGCATTCGGTCCTGGCCATCGCAGTCATCGCGACATGGTTGACGACATATGCCGTCTACAAAACGGCCTTTTCCATTACAATCGACAATGCATTGCAGGAATTCATCCTGTTCCTGAACCCCTTGAGCTTATTATTATTCGCCTATGGAGGCGCGCTCTTCTTCAAGAGCAAGAAAGCGCGGAACCGCTATATCGTAGCTATCGCCGTCGCGACATCGATCATCCTGTACGGCAATGTGGCGTTTTACCGCTTCTTTACGGACTTCATCACTTTGCCCGTGTTGTTCCAGACAGATAATTTCGGCGACCTCGGCAACAGTGCGGCCGCGAGCATCTACTGGACTGACATTCTCTATTTCGCCGATATCATCATCATCCTCTTGGCGATGCGCTTCGTGAAGGAAAAGGAGACGGTTGCCAAATCGGCAGCGACACACCGCAAGGCATATTTCGTCCTGTCGGCAGCGGTGCTGTTCTTCAATCTCGGCCTTGCGGAAGCGGAACGCCCGCAGCTGTTGACGCGCAGCTTTGACCGCGAAATGCTTGTCAAGAACCTGGGCGTGTACAATTACCACTTGTACGATATCTATATCCAATCGAAATCGCAAGCGCAGCGAGCGCTTGCGGACGGCTCCGAATTGACGGAAGTGACCAACTATGTCCGTTCGAACCAGGCTGAACCGTCAGAGGAAATGTTCGGCGCAGCGGAAGGGCGCAACCTGATCGTCGTCACGCTGGAGTCATTGCAGACTTTTGTCTTGAACAATGAAATGAACGGTGAGACCATCACCCCTTTCATGAATGATTTGACACAAGATAAAGATACAATCTACTTCCCGAACTTTTACCACCAGACCGGGCTCGGCAAGACATCCGACTCTGAGTTCCTGCTCGAGACCGGCATGTATCCGTTGAGCGGAGGCGCCGTGTTCTTTACGCATAGCGGCAATACCTTCAATTCCATGGCGGAGAAGATGGGCAATGAAGGTTATTCGACCAATGTCCAGCACGCCAATACGAAAAGCTTCTGGAACCGTGACATGATGTATGAATCGCTTAACATCGATAAGTTCTACGATCTCCAGAGCTTCACGGTGGAAGAAGGGCAAGCGGTCAACTGGGGCATGAAGGACATCCCTTTCTTCGAGCAATCCGTCGGCCATATGACCGAAATGCAGCAGCCGTTCTATACGCGCCTGTTGTCGCTGACCAACCACCATCCATTCACTTTGGATGAAGAAGACAAGCTAATCAGCGAATTCGACTCCAATTCCGGCACTTTGAACCGTTACTTCCAGACAGCGCGTTATCTGGATGAAGCAGTCAAGTCCTTATTCGAGGACTTGAAAGAGCAAGGATTGTACGAAAACTCCATCATCGTCATGTACGGGGACCACTACGGGATCTCCGACAACCATAACGAAGCGATGGCACAATATCTGGGCAAGGAAATTACGCCGTATGAATCGGCGCAATTGCAAAAAGTGCCATTTTTCGTCCATATCCCAGGATATGAAAAAGGATATGTTGATGAGGAAATCGGAGGCCAAGTGGACATGCGTTCGACCATCTTGCATTTGATGGGCATGGAAACCGAGAAAGATATCCAATTCGGTGGCGATCTGTTCTCAGAAGAACACGAGGAATTCGTCATTTTCCGTGACGGGCGATTTGTCACCGATGAGTATGTCTATGCAGCGAATGTCTGCTACGATATCGAAACTGGAGAACCGGTGGAAGACCAAAGCGTATGCGACCCGTATGCTGAACGTGCCCTGGAGGAACTTCAGTATTCCGAGTCGATCATCAATGGCGACTTGCTCAGGTTCTATGAAGAGGAAAACGGCCAATTGAAAACATTGGGTGAACAAGAACAACCGTAA
- a CDS encoding DUF2759 domain-containing protein — MSWILMVIFGLTAVLAAIGTVQTLKNKEVLGFLFNFGTFVIFGGFTVATLITHGYPPGLH; from the coding sequence ATGAGTTGGATTTTGATGGTTATTTTCGGCCTCACTGCAGTTTTGGCTGCAATCGGTACAGTTCAAACGCTAAAAAACAAAGAAGTTTTAGGATTCTTATTTAATTTTGGGACCTTTGTGATTTTCGGCGGTTTCACCGTTGCAACTCTCATTACACACGGTTACCCACCTGGCCTTCACTAA
- a CDS encoding MBL fold metallo-hydrolase, with translation MLKIDRLELGPVQANCYIVSGDAKQCLIFDPGEEAGKIQELLKRKQLTPLAILLTHAHFDHIGAVDELREVYGIPVYLHYKERDFLGLPNLNGSGKYAALPDYRVAEADKLITEERSLEIGPFKMELYHTPGHSPGSVSFYFPHDRFAIVGDTLFAGSIGRTDLAEGSEQVLLKSIRESLLTLPDETFLFPGHGPETTPIQEKHHNPFLQR, from the coding sequence ATGTTGAAAATTGACCGGTTGGAACTAGGGCCAGTGCAGGCGAATTGCTATATCGTATCAGGCGACGCCAAGCAATGCCTTATTTTTGACCCTGGCGAGGAAGCCGGAAAAATCCAGGAACTACTGAAACGCAAGCAATTGACGCCGCTTGCGATTCTTCTGACACATGCCCATTTCGACCATATCGGGGCAGTCGACGAATTGAGGGAGGTATATGGAATCCCCGTCTACCTTCATTATAAGGAGCGCGATTTCCTGGGCTTGCCGAATTTGAACGGATCGGGCAAATACGCGGCGTTGCCGGATTATCGCGTAGCGGAAGCCGATAAATTGATCACAGAGGAACGATCGCTTGAAATCGGGCCATTCAAGATGGAACTATACCATACGCCTGGACATTCGCCGGGGAGCGTCAGTTTTTATTTCCCGCATGACCGTTTCGCGATCGTCGGGGATACCTTGTTCGCGGGAAGCATCGGCCGCACCGATTTGGCGGAAGGCTCCGAGCAAGTGCTGTTGAAGTCGATCCGAGAGTCGCTATTGACGCTGCCGGACGAAACATTCCTGTTCCCGGGACACGGGCCGGAAACGACCCCTATACAGGAAAAACACCATAACCCTTTCTTGCAGAGGTAA
- a CDS encoding DUF2626 domain-containing protein encodes MDNMFKLMGWWTGIFAILFYVGDMVEVSLLMVANTGFFVLLGYLNISERMYMYIFGAYLTVFFVGFTYYSTFIHVPGAGH; translated from the coding sequence ATGGATAATATGTTTAAATTAATGGGATGGTGGACTGGAATCTTTGCAATCTTATTTTACGTCGGCGACATGGTAGAAGTATCATTGTTGATGGTTGCCAATACCGGCTTCTTCGTTCTTCTTGGATACTTGAACATTTCTGAACGCATGTACATGTATATTTTCGGAGCCTATCTGACAGTGTTTTTCGTTGGCTTTACTTACTACTCTACGTTCATCCACGTCCCAGGAGCAGGTCATTAA
- the comGA gene encoding competence type IV pilus ATPase ComGA, giving the protein MQDIIERRCFDLLHSAVEEKTTDIHIRPEPRDYSITYRTYNQFKPVAKIPFDLGDRMIAYFKYLSLLDMSEKRKPQTGSFHLQMNGHTHHFRISTLPSVMTKESIVIRVIPDSTALFLDELAAFRDSARLLEKLAGERQGLMLLTGPTGCGKSTTLYSLLRHCSERLNRNVITLEDPVERQNPAYLQIQVNEKSGMNYATGLKAILRHDPDIIMIGEIRDAETAEIAVRAALTGHLVFSTIHARHSVGCIHRLHDLGIPYEDMLQTLIGIAAQKIVPMYEDLEQLQTKHRALYEILCDDSLADAIRSAKQQQDYQLPEHLSFGGQIREGVRIGALHSAFEF; this is encoded by the coding sequence ATGCAAGACATCATTGAACGGCGTTGCTTCGATCTATTGCATTCCGCCGTAGAAGAAAAAACCACCGATATCCACATCAGGCCTGAACCCCGCGATTACAGCATCACCTACCGGACCTACAACCAATTCAAGCCGGTGGCGAAAATCCCCTTCGATTTAGGCGATCGAATGATAGCCTACTTCAAATACCTCTCCCTTTTGGACATGAGCGAAAAACGAAAACCCCAAACCGGCTCATTCCATCTCCAGATGAATGGCCATACCCACCATTTCCGCATCTCAACACTGCCGTCCGTCATGACGAAAGAAAGCATCGTCATCCGCGTCATCCCCGACAGTACAGCGTTGTTTCTCGACGAATTGGCGGCATTCCGTGATTCGGCCAGGCTGCTCGAGAAGCTTGCCGGCGAACGGCAAGGGCTAATGCTATTGACAGGACCGACTGGCTGCGGCAAATCGACGACCTTGTATTCTCTCTTGCGCCATTGTTCCGAACGGCTGAACCGCAATGTCATCACGCTCGAAGACCCGGTCGAGCGGCAAAATCCTGCCTATCTTCAAATCCAAGTAAACGAAAAGTCGGGAATGAATTATGCGACCGGCTTGAAAGCCATTTTACGCCATGATCCTGACATCATCATGATCGGCGAAATCCGCGATGCCGAAACCGCTGAAATAGCCGTCAGGGCTGCCTTGACAGGGCATTTGGTGTTTTCGACGATCCATGCGAGGCATTCGGTCGGCTGCATTCATAGGCTCCATGACCTTGGCATCCCCTACGAAGATATGTTGCAGACGCTCATTGGCATCGCAGCCCAGAAAATCGTGCCGATGTATGAGGATTTGGAGCAGCTCCAGACGAAGCATCGCGCGTTATACGAGATTTTATGCGATGACAGTCTAGCGGACGCGATTCGTTCCGCGAAACAGCAGCAGGATTATCAACTGCCGGAGCATTTATCGTTCGGCGGGCAGATCCGGGAAGGGGTGAGGATCGGTGCGCTTCATTCCGCTTTCGAATTCTAG
- the comGB gene encoding competence type IV pilus assembly protein ComGB, translated as MRFIPLSNSSRLPFRDRGQFLMRLSVLMSEGYLFPVAMTLLLPMHTERVDEALAGMDRILKGGGNAAEVLKFLGFRERVLFPVEIAEFHGKLGEAMTGIAAGFKRTEEVQRKLRNILIYPVSLLILTAALFLFFRTNYVPNLTALISSLQHGEEGKGVPVYLLRIPDVAIAVFTAVALIIIGFREYVKRQPAERQISLLIKLPAIGPVMRLYWSQIASRELGTLLHSGISLQEALKLLRIQQHHPIISQIAESLHDEVKTGIALSVAVGRHDFAANDMAAFIRHGEATGMLGKELMLYSEVLLDRMELQAQRSLKIIQPSFFVLIAVCIVAAYLAILLPMYNLVHTI; from the coding sequence GTGCGCTTCATTCCGCTTTCGAATTCTAGCCGATTGCCGTTTCGCGACCGCGGCCAATTCTTGATGAGGCTTTCGGTATTGATGTCGGAAGGCTATTTGTTTCCCGTTGCCATGACGCTCCTGTTGCCCATGCACACAGAGCGTGTTGACGAGGCGCTCGCGGGCATGGACCGCATATTAAAAGGCGGCGGCAACGCAGCGGAAGTGCTCAAGTTTCTCGGGTTCCGCGAGCGCGTATTGTTCCCGGTTGAGATTGCCGAGTTTCATGGCAAACTCGGCGAGGCGATGACCGGCATCGCTGCAGGGTTCAAGCGGACTGAAGAAGTGCAGAGGAAGTTGCGCAATATCCTCATCTATCCGGTCTCGCTGTTAATTCTTACCGCTGCGTTGTTCTTGTTTTTCAGAACCAATTACGTGCCCAATCTGACTGCGTTGATTTCTTCGCTGCAGCACGGCGAGGAAGGCAAGGGGGTTCCGGTTTATTTGCTGCGCATTCCGGATGTGGCGATCGCTGTTTTCACGGCTGTTGCGTTGATAATTATTGGCTTCCGTGAATATGTAAAGCGGCAGCCTGCAGAACGTCAAATTTCACTATTGATCAAATTGCCGGCCATTGGCCCCGTAATGCGTCTTTATTGGTCGCAAATCGCTTCTAGGGAACTTGGCACGTTATTGCATAGCGGAATTTCCTTGCAGGAAGCGCTGAAATTATTGCGCATCCAGCAGCATCACCCCATTATCAGCCAGATCGCTGAATCGCTCCACGACGAAGTCAAGACCGGCATCGCACTGTCAGTTGCTGTTGGGCGCCATGATTTTGCGGCAAACGATATGGCGGCATTCATCCGCCACGGGGAAGCGACCGGCATGCTCGGGAAAGAATTGATGCTCTATAGCGAAGTGTTGCTCGACCGGATGGAACTGCAAGCCCAGCGGTCATTGAAAATCATCCAGCCCAGTTTCTTTGTGTTGATTGCCGTTTGTATCGTCGCCGCCTATTTGGCGATTCTTTTGCCGATGTACAATCTCGTCCATACGATATAA
- the comGC gene encoding competence type IV pilus major pilin ComGC, with the protein MKRLKNQRGFTLIEMLIVMLIITVLIAIAIPNVSKQTSAVDEKGCKAFVQMVQGQVESYRMDKKAIPAMADLVSEGYLKTGETSCPNGEVINISVDGVVSSSKGT; encoded by the coding sequence ATGAAACGATTAAAAAACCAACGGGGCTTTACGCTTATTGAAATGTTGATCGTCATGTTGATCATCACCGTATTGATCGCGATTGCCATCCCGAATGTCTCGAAACAGACATCGGCGGTCGATGAAAAAGGCTGCAAGGCCTTCGTCCAGATGGTTCAGGGCCAAGTGGAATCTTACCGGATGGATAAAAAAGCGATACCGGCGATGGCGGACTTGGTGTCTGAAGGCTATTTGAAAACAGGCGAGACGAGCTGCCCGAATGGGGAAGTGATCAATATTTCGGTTGACGGCGTGGTGAGCTCATCAAAAGGTACCTAA
- the comGD gene encoding competence type IV pilus minor pilin ComGD, whose protein sequence is MKRYLKSSSGFTLIEMLLVLMAVGISASLVVASAASLERKREEDRFFALLEQDIHYAQSQSYSLGTSVVVVFRVAKPGYEVVYGLTRPGYARAMPESIRLNASSNLREVYFMANGSIHQPGTMRFSTSSGERTVTVHLGKGRVVVSK, encoded by the coding sequence ATCAAAAGGTACCTAAAAAGCAGTTCAGGATTTACCTTGATTGAAATGCTTCTCGTGTTGATGGCGGTCGGAATCAGTGCCTCACTGGTCGTGGCTTCTGCTGCATCACTCGAAAGAAAGCGGGAAGAAGACCGTTTTTTCGCATTGCTGGAGCAAGACATTCATTATGCGCAAAGCCAAAGTTATTCACTCGGCACTTCTGTGGTCGTCGTTTTTCGGGTTGCCAAGCCAGGCTATGAAGTGGTGTATGGATTGACCCGCCCTGGATATGCCAGGGCCATGCCGGAGTCGATTCGCTTGAACGCATCCAGCAATCTGCGCGAAGTGTATTTCATGGCGAATGGATCAATCCACCAGCCAGGCACCATGCGCTTTTCGACCAGCAGCGGTGAAAGGACGGTGACGGTCCATCTTGGAAAAGGGCGCGTGGTGGTTTCAAAATAA
- the comGF gene encoding competence type IV pilus minor pilin ComGF: MHRVNIRSSKGFTFLDSLLELLALSIMLPLAAMFYLFSSQFLVDLDSSATEFRLFALELQQYLDGSEQIYIMRDGKGVRIVREGVVYDIELYGSVVRKRKDQLGHEIMLTDVKNSFFQLKGKRLTIQLEFHSGAKEEADYALALPD, translated from the coding sequence ATGCATCGAGTGAACATCCGGTCATCAAAAGGGTTTACCTTTCTGGACAGCCTGTTGGAGCTGTTGGCATTATCGATTATGCTGCCGCTTGCCGCGATGTTCTATCTATTCAGCTCGCAATTTTTGGTGGATTTGGATTCCAGCGCGACAGAGTTCCGCCTGTTTGCGCTGGAGCTGCAGCAGTATCTGGATGGCAGCGAACAAATTTACATTATGCGCGATGGAAAGGGCGTACGCATTGTTCGTGAAGGCGTTGTTTACGATATCGAATTGTACGGCAGCGTCGTGCGCAAGCGCAAAGACCAGCTGGGCCATGAAATCATGCTGACCGATGTGAAAAACAGCTTTTTTCAATTAAAAGGCAAGCGTTTGACCATCCAACTGGAGTTTCACAGCGGCGCAAAAGAGGAGGCCGATTATGCGCTTGCGCTTCCTGACTAG
- a CDS encoding shikimate kinase has product MNRIYLIGFMGCGKSAVGRRLSFLLKMPYYDMDKEIVRQVGMTIPEIFERFGEEYFRNLETEFLQNLQQDHCIISTGGGVTMRKVNQRLMRQTGLVLFLDAPFKEIWRRIHKDPNRPIVRRSTREEIEALHKSRYRDYKRTAHITIRTEHRTLRQITQYAAFQVKRLKNE; this is encoded by the coding sequence ATGAACAGAATATATTTGATCGGTTTTATGGGCTGCGGAAAAAGTGCGGTCGGCAGAAGGCTAAGCTTCTTATTGAAGATGCCCTATTATGACATGGACAAAGAAATCGTCCGTCAAGTGGGCATGACGATACCGGAAATCTTCGAACGTTTCGGCGAGGAATATTTCAGGAATCTCGAGACGGAATTTTTGCAAAATTTGCAACAGGACCATTGTATTATCTCTACTGGCGGCGGTGTCACGATGCGCAAAGTGAATCAGCGCCTCATGCGCCAGACGGGACTCGTGTTATTTTTGGATGCGCCTTTCAAGGAAATTTGGCGCCGTATCCACAAAGACCCGAACCGCCCGATTGTCCGGCGTTCGACACGCGAGGAAATCGAGGCGCTCCATAAATCGCGCTACCGGGATTACAAAAGGACAGCGCATATTACCATCCGGACCGAGCACCGCACGCTAAGGCAAATTACGCAATATGCTGCATTCCAAGTCAAACGCTTGAAAAACGAATGA